ACAACAAACTTATCAAAATactgatgaaaaatcctattaATATACTCCAtgaacacaccaggtgcattagacaAACCAAACGACATCTTTGAATACTCGTAATGACCGTACCTCGTTCTGAATGCAGTCTTCGGAATATCTTCAACcctcacacgaatctgatgataccttTACCTCAAATTAATCTTACTGAAGATGCAAGCGCCCACTaaatgatccatcaaatcatcaatcctcagaAGTAGGTACTTGTTCTTGATAGTGACTTTATTTAATTGTCGATAGTCAACACACAACCACATATTATCGTCCTTCTTCTTCACCAACAACATCGGTGCACCCCATGAAGAAACACTAGGTCAAATGAActtttctcaagaaaatcctcTAGTTGCCTATTCAACTCACTCAACTTTGTAGCAAACATTCGATACGGGGCTATTGACACCGAACTCGTACCTGGTACTAGGTCGATGGCAAATTCCACCTCGCGCTTAGGCGGCAATTCACTGATATCATTTGGAAACACTTTTGAAAAACCACACACAACTGGAAGCTCCATCATCATAGCTTTATTATCGATTTCCAAAGCAGCAAACATCTGCGCTTCATCCTTTAAGAGTTCTACTACTTGCTTAGCAAATATAAACATCAACTCTTCACCTTcgttttcttttgaattttctcGGTggcatattattttttattgaggtATCCTCCTTTTCTTTTGATTCTTGACGAAATAGTAATAATTATTAGAAAATCACACACAACCCGACAATCGTAAATATcataattcaaattttaataatGATGTTCAAGCTATTAATATCATCATACTTCTGGATTTATGTACTGTGGCATATTAATTTAAGTAGCTTTATAAATGATTCAGACAAACAGCTTAAAATGGTCCAAGTAAAATTCTAACTTTCTTGTAACTTCTCTTAATAGGTACATGTCTTTCTCAATTTCCAAATGACTATTTCTAGAAGCTTTCTAAACCAATCAGAACCGTTGCTATGTCAATCAAATGGCTGGACTGAAAGAGAGTTCCCACCAATTGCTCTCATTTTAGAAACATAGACAGCCAAATAATCCCTTTCacatttcttttcactttttttccttTCTAAGTAACCAATAACTTCAGCAAAATAGTTCAAAAATCCAAACGTACAAGTAATCCATCCGACCCATGTGGCAAATTCAAGGGTATAATGGTATTTCATGATAAGTTATGAATCACCGACACATACGTGATGCATACGTATTCAACGTTAGATATAATACTGAAACTGCCATGTAAACACGGTTAATAAACACGACtaataattttagaaaatagaagTGATTGCATGTAATCACATGTGTAGGTATCATGTCTCTGCGGACACCTACCATGTCTTTAATCTGAAGTGTGTTTGACTATATATCGGAAGCGCTAGTCCCCTAAATTTTGGTTTGATAAGCCATTCTGAACCAACTAGCATTGATTGGTCTTGTGGGGATGTTAACATCCTTAACCAAAAAGAAATAGTAACATAAAAAATTCTTAATGTTCAATGTACCATTTCACCAACTTTAAAATGATGGTCTTTTGAAGTAAACTTGAACAAGTTTTCCTCATTCCTATATAAGCTCATATCTTGGTTCTGTCATTGAACAAATCCTCTTCAATCTCTTTGACACAGTTAAAACAAATCATATTCTCAGAAAAATGGCATCATTTGGTAGCTTTACTGCTAACATTTTGATGGCAGCAATGATTATTGGCATGTTTTGTGTGACAAACATTGTGGCACAAGATTCAGGGATTGCACCAACAGGTCAGTTGGAGGCTGGAGATGGGTTTGCTTTACCTGTTTCAAAGATGGTCTTGTGTTCTTCTGTTTTGGTTTCTCTTGTGGCATTCATGTTGAAGTGAATTTGTAAACAAtgaatttgaattctttcttACACTTAAAAAGTTTATGCTTGTTTGTTGAAAATGGTATGTATTGAAAACTAGCTTTAGTAGGTATGTAACTTGTACTCTCCTATTGGTGTGATcttatatatgtatgtatttgtTGAATTCCTTGTAATTGATTACTTTTGTTGTTTCCTTTAATTGAATTCTTCACAATTTATCTGTTTCTCATGTGTTGAGAAAAATCTAAATCCAGCACTGAAAAATCTAATATGCTTCCTTTgtactaaaataaaatcaaataatgtcCAACTATATTGCATTAGGACAAATTAGAGACATTTAACATGGTTAAAATTTCCAGATCAACATTTAACAAGGTTAAGAGTTCCAGATCAGACATCATATAGCCTAAGCATATGCTTATAAGTAAGGACAATTCTCATCCTACAAACCGGTTTTGTATGGACGACGTCAAACTCTAACTCTGTCATGGTATTAGAGCTTGGCTTAAGATCCGATGGACCACCTGCTATCAGGTTTCTACTATCGGACCACCCACCATTTACCTAAGCATAAAGGAATTTGTTAGGAGTCATATATGAACCGAACATGAGCTTATAAGTGGGGGAAATTCTCTTAACAAACATAAAAGTAAATTTCTATTATTCTATTGAATGGATATATACACAATTGGTTTCTCTATTTTGTATACTGATGCATAACTATTAATCACAACACAGCATTGTAAAACTTAGCAGCACTGATCTAACTTTCATTTCAACTTTGAACATTGGAAAGAAAATGGAAGGAAAAGACAGtgcaatgttcaagaaacagTTCCCTTTGACTCCATATCCAACTCATGTTCAGCTACCATAATGCATGAATCTGCTTCAAGAGATGAGATTGAGGTTTTATCTTTGGTTGAAAGTTCTTTTGGTGAATTAAGCATTTCTGTTGTGCACTGCACGTCTGGCGTAATTCCGACCTGATCTATGTCATGAAGAGCTGGTGATACGTATTTTGCCACTGTAACAAAGAGGGCCGAACCATCGTGAAGCTGCGTGACACTCTGCAATGAAAATGATACATGGCATAAGATTGACAGCAAATTGCTTTTGATCATTATATAACAAAAAAGACGAACGATACCTGAATCTTTCCTTTCCCAAATGTTTTGTTCCCTACAAGAATTGCTCGACCGTTATCATGTAATGCCCCAGCTAAGATCTCACTGGCACTTGCACTTCCCTCATTGACCTGTTGTGGATACAAAAATTGTCATTCATCAAACTAGCAATTTAAGCATAGGTAATCTTAATGTTTATAGAAATTATTGTTAGTACTCACAATCACTACAAGTGGATCATGTGTTATAGCATGTCCATTAATCATATTAATAGGTGACATGTTCCCATCTCTATCGATTGTATTCACCAGAGTCTCATCTCCATCTAACCATATCTGAGCAACATCAAGGCCTGCTTTTACCAAGCCTCCCTGCAACAAAATCACGTCAAAGAAACGAGGAAGTCACTTCTATGTTACAGTTATACTAATCCGGAGATAggataaaacaacaaaattttcCATGAAAAGGTGATTTACGGGATTGTTACGGAGATCAAGTATGTATGAATGTACTCCTTGATTTTTCATTTCCTGAATAGCATTCTGCATGTCTTCAGCAGCACTCTGTCAATAAGCAATATGGAACAAGAAAAGTTTATGACCTCTTTTGAATAAACACCTTAATTAAGCCCTTCTAACATAAACATTTATCATATAAATGTTCATGTATAAACTTTATAACAAAAGATACACTAAAATCAAACTATTTTCATCAGCTATCATGTAGAGCTTATGGAAATAAACCGAAAATAGCTTATGGACACGTGTTTCTATAAGATCTGCCAAACAGTCTCACAAGTGCATATGTATGtaaataaactcaaataagtcaatctaGACAGACCCTCTCTATAGTTTATATGAAAAGCAGTTAGCGAACAAAACGGTAGctggtttaaatattttattttttagccgAATATCAaagtcaaattttattttatagttgaCTCTCTTGCTCACCTGAGAGAAGGTTGACAATTTCACATAGCCAGTTTTGATCACCTGCCCTTCTGAGGATTTGTGAGGGATGATGGCACTGGATATTGGAGAGAGCTTGATATACTCCCTTGATAGATTAACCTTCAAGAATATTATATCAGCAATGAAATATTGTGAACTTTGAAGTCCAAACAAAAAGGGATTTTTTTCCGGTAGAATAAATGCTTTTGTACATACAAGAGCATAAGGTAAAATCTAAGAATGCGTAAACATTTTCATTAATATCATAATCATTAAATTGTCAACTTTACCTCTCGGATATAAGAGCTTTTACTTGAGTCTTTGACCTAGAGAAGACAAGTT
Above is a window of Vicia villosa cultivar HV-30 ecotype Madison, WI unplaced genomic scaffold, Vvil1.0 ctg.001916F_1_1, whole genome shotgun sequence DNA encoding:
- the LOC131637104 gene encoding carboxyl-terminal-processing peptidase 3, chloroplastic-like isoform X1; protein product: MLKTISHNLNFDVKSATNCPPKLTKPKPITTWKRNNLCFDIEEVKLKNKLESVTKSAFGFGVSAALSFCIFFHAPTALAQSLTVAFPVSRAPEVNAVQRTLVEAWGLIRETFVDPTFNHQDWDMKLQQTMVEMFPLNSADAAYMKISGMLSTLGDPFTRIISPKEYQGFRIGSDGNLQGVGLFINVEPRTGHLVVLSCIENSPASRAGIHQGDEIVEINGERLDGIDSEAAAQRLRGTAGTTVTVKVKDSSKSSYIREVNLSREYIKLSPISSAIIPHKSSEGQVIKTGYVKLSTFSQSAAEDMQNAIQEMKNQGVHSYILDLRNNPGGLVKAGLDVAQIWLDGDETLVNTIDRDGNMSPINMINGHAITHDPLVVIVNEGSASASEILAGALHDNGRAILVGNKTFGKGKIQSVTQLHDGSALFVTVAKYVSPALHDIDQVGITPDVQCTTEMLNSPKELSTKDKTSISSLEADSCIMVAEHELDMESKGTVS
- the LOC131637104 gene encoding carboxyl-terminal-processing peptidase 3, chloroplastic-like isoform X2 — its product is MKLQQTMVEMFPLNSADAAYMKISGMLSTLGDPFTRIISPKEYQGFRIGSDGNLQGVGLFINVEPRTGHLVVLSCIENSPASRAGIHQGDEIVEINGERLDGIDSEAAAQRLRGTAGTTVTVKVKDSSKSSYIREVNLSREYIKLSPISSAIIPHKSSEGQVIKTGYVKLSTFSQSAAEDMQNAIQEMKNQGVHSYILDLRNNPGGLVKAGLDVAQIWLDGDETLVNTIDRDGNMSPINMINGHAITHDPLVVIVNEGSASASEILAGALHDNGRAILVGNKTFGKGKIQSVTQLHDGSALFVTVAKYVSPALHDIDQVGITPDVQCTTEMLNSPKELSTKDKTSISSLEADSCIMVAEHELDMESKGTVS